Within the [Enterobacter] lignolyticus SCF1 genome, the region GCGCAGGTTGTGACGGCTCATGATCAGTACCTGCTGCAGGCGATAGCCCTGCGGCTCGGTTTGCGCCTGGGCGCCAGAGGCCGCCAGCAGTGCGCCGACGGTAATCGCGAGTACCTGTTTTCTCATCCCTAACTCCTCACGCTTTTATTGATATGCTGCGAAAGTGTGACAGATTTATGACAATTTACCTGGACTTAATCCGCAAAGTTGTCAGCTTCCGGGCGCGCCAGCTGGCTGCCGTACTCGCGCATCCACGCCGCCAGCGGCGTGAGCGCGCGCTCAAGCGTCAGCCCCAGCGGCGTTATCTGATATTCCACCCGCGGCGGCACCTCCGCATATGCCCGTCGCGCCACCAGCCCTCTCTGCTCGAACAGCCGCAGCTGGCGGGTCAGCTCTTTTTGCGTAATCGGCGCCATCGCCCGCAGCAGATCGCTAAAGCGCACCGGCGCATTCAGAACGATCAGCCGGTATAAAATGGGAATCGCCCACTTGCCGGAGATCAGCGACACGAACTCGGTCATCGGACAGGGTTCATCCGCTGAATTTTTTTGCGCGAGCGGCGCCTTTACCTGCGTCATTGCATACCTCTTTGTGCTTTAGTATCCAATTGGTACCTTGTATCCAATAGATACTAAAGCCTCTATAGTGCGTTTTCCAGTCATATTCAGGAGAAGCATTATGGGTCGATTAACAGGAAAATATGCGCTGATCACCGGCGGTACTAGCGGTATTGGTCTTGCGACCGCACAGGCGTTTCTGGCCGAAGGCGCGCAGGTTGCCGTCACCGGGC harbors:
- a CDS encoding winged helix-turn-helix transcriptional regulator, which encodes MTQVKAPLAQKNSADEPCPMTEFVSLISGKWAIPILYRLIVLNAPVRFSDLLRAMAPITQKELTRQLRLFEQRGLVARRAYAEVPPRVEYQITPLGLTLERALTPLAAWMREYGSQLARPEADNFAD